ACGCGGATCCCCTCGGTCGAGCCGGCGACGGAGAGCTCGGGCATCGCCTCGCGGAGGGTCGCCACGAGGGCGTCGAGCTCGACGTCAGCCACGGGCCGCGACCTCGTCCTCGTCGCCACGACCGGCGGGTTCGGCACGCACCCGGCCGGCGGGCTGCTCGTCGCCGTCGGGCAGGGTGTCGACGGTGAGCACGCCGTCCTCGTCGGTGGTGACCGGCGGGACGTCGAGGACCCGCAGCGCGTGCTCGGCGATCTGCGAGAACGCCGGGGCCGCCGCCGATCCCCCGGAGTAGACGTTGCCCGGCTGATCGATCACGACGATCACCGAGACACGCGGGTCGTCCACCGGGGCGAACCCCACGAAGGTCGCCATGTAGTCGTGGCCTCCGGCGGCGTTCTCGAACGACCCGTCCTCCTGCTGCTTCCACGCCGTGCCGGTCTTGCCGGCGACCTCGTAGCCGGGCACGGCGGCCTGCGAGCCGGTGCCGTCCTCGACCACCCCGGTCAGCATGTCGGCCAGCTCGTTGCTCGTGCGCTCGGAGACGACGCGGTGGGAGCCCTGCTGGGGCTCAGGGTGGCGGACCCCCTCGGGGTCGATGCGGGCCTCGACGAGGCGGGGGGCGACATAGACACCATCGTTGGCGATCACGTTGTACGCCGCCAACACCTGCATGGCCGTCGTCGACACGCCGGTGCCGATCACGACGCCGGCGTAGTCGGAGCCGTGCCACTCCTCCCAGGGCCGCACGAGGCCCGCGGCCTCGCCGGGGAAGGACAGGCCCGTCGGCCGGCCGAAGCCGAACCGGTCCAGGTAGTCGCCGATGCGCTCGTTCCCCAGCTCGCCACCGACGCGGATCGCGCCGACGTTGGACGACTCGACGAGGATGCGCCGCAAGGGCCACGTCTCGGTGCCGTGCTGAGAGGCGTCCTGGAACTCGTGCCCGCCGACCGTGAGCGCGTAGGGGACCTCGATCGGCCGGTCGGGGGTGCTCAGCCCCTCCTCGAGCGACGCCCCGATGGTGACGACCTTCAGGACCGAGCCGGGCGCGAAGCTGTCGACGACCGTGCGGTTGTAGCCCGCCGGCACGACCTCCCCGGTCGCCTCGTCGACCGAGAGGCTGGCCATGGCCAGGATCTCGCCGGTCCCCGGCACCATGACGATGACCATCCCGCCCCGGGCGTCGGTCTCCTCGATGCGAGCGGCGAGCGTCTGCTCGACGACGTACTGCAGGTTGCGGTCGAGGGTGAGCACCACGTCGTCGCCGGGACGAGCGGGCTGCAGCTGGTGCTCCCCCACGGGGATCTGCACGCCGGCGGCCAGGCTGCGCTCGTAGAGCACCTCGCCGGGTGTGCCGGTGAGGACCTCGTCGAACTGCTGCTCGAGACCCGAGACGCCGATGCCGTCGAGGTCGGCCCGGCCGAGCACGGCCATCGCGGTCTGGCCCGCCGGGTGCGTGCGGGTCGGCTCGGGCTGGATGAAGATGCCGGTGAGGCGCTCGGCGCGCACCGCTGCGGCCACGTCGTCGTCGACCTGGCGCGCCAGGTACTCGAAGGCCGAGTCGGCGCCGAGGCGCTCCTCGAGCACCGCGACGTCGGCGTCGAGGATCGGGGCGAGCCGTGCCGCCGCCTCGGCGGGGTCCTCCACCATGCGGGGATCGGCGACGATCGTCGACGCCGGGACCGACAGGGCCAGCTCGGCGCCGTTGCGGTCGAGCAGCGAGCCGCGGGAGGCAGGCAGCGTCTCGGCCCGGATGCGCTGGGACTCGCCGTAGGCGACGAACCGCTCGTCACCGACGACCTGGAGGTCGACGAGCCGGCCGACGATGCCGGCGAACGTCAGGGTGAGGACCGCGAGGAGACCCACGAGCCGCCCGCGGGGCGGTCCGACCATCCGCTGCCCGGATCGTGGGGTGGCCGTCCCCAGGATCGGGTGGCGGACGCTCACGGCGCCGCCAGACCCGGCTCGTCCGGCGGCGGGGCCGGGACCGTGCCATCGGCCGGCGCGTCGGGGAGGAGGTACACGCGGTCCTCCGGGACGACCATGCCGAGCTCGGTGGCCGAGGCGACGACCGCGGCCGGCGACTCCAGTCGCGCCACCTCGACGCGGCGGGCGTCGATCTGGTCGCGACGCTCGGCGACGCTCTGCTCGAGGCGGTCCTTCTCGAACTGGGCCTGGACGACGAGGCTGTGCATCGCCGCGAGGGCGAACACGCCGAGGAACACGGCCACCAGGCACATCGTCGACAGGAGGCCGACGCTCAGGCGCTTGGGGCGCGCCGGCGGTTCGACCAGCCGGAGCGGCGGACGCGACGGGGCGGTGCGGGGACCGTGGTCGGGGACGCCGGGGGCCCGGCGACGCGCGGGCGCGCCGGTGGCACGGGCGGCGGCAGCCTCCGCCGCGGCGGCGAGGCGGCGGCTCTCGCCTGTCGTGAGGACGCTCATGCCGCACCCCCGAGCTTCTCGACGGCGCGCAGGCGGGCGCTCGCCGAGCGCGGGTTGCCCTCCTGCTCGGCCGCGGACGGCGTCCACCCGCCACGGCGGAGGAGGCGGACGGACGGCGTCGCCCCGCAGACGCAGGGCAGGCCGGGCGGGCAGGTGCAGCCGCCCGACTCGGCGTGCAGGAAGCGCTGCTTGACGATGCGGTCCTCGCCGGAGTGGAAGGTCAGGGCGAGGCACCGCCCGCCAGGGGCGAGCACCTCGATGGCCTGGTCGACGGCGTCGGGCAGGACCGCGAGCTCCTGGTTCACCTCGATGCGGATCGCCTGGAAGGTGCGGGTCGCCGGATGGCCGCCGCGACGACGGGCCGGCGCGGGGATGGCGTCGCGGACGACCTCGGCCAGCTGCGTCGTGGTCCGGAGGGGGCGCGCGGCGACGATCGCACGCGCGATGCGGCGGGCGTGGCGGTCCTCGCCGTGGGCGACGAGGACGCGCCGGAGCCGCTCCTCGTCGTAGGTGTTGACCACCTCGTCCGCGGTGAGCGAGCGCCGCCGGTCCATGCGCATGTCGAGCGGCCCCTTCTGCCGGTAGGAGAAGCCGCGTGCTGCCTGGTCGAGCTGGGGCGAGCTGACGCCGAGGTCGAAGAGGACGGCGACCACCGGCTCGCCGTCGGCCAGCTCGGCGCGGACGGCGTCGGCCAGCTCGTCGAAGCGCCGGCGACGGA
This portion of the Actinomarinicola tropica genome encodes:
- a CDS encoding peptidoglycan D,D-transpeptidase FtsI family protein; amino-acid sequence: MGLLAVLTLTFAGIVGRLVDLQVVGDERFVAYGESQRIRAETLPASRGSLLDRNGAELALSVPASTIVADPRMVEDPAEAAARLAPILDADVAVLEERLGADSAFEYLARQVDDDVAAAVRAERLTGIFIQPEPTRTHPAGQTAMAVLGRADLDGIGVSGLEQQFDEVLTGTPGEVLYERSLAAGVQIPVGEHQLQPARPGDDVVLTLDRNLQYVVEQTLAARIEETDARGGMVIVMVPGTGEILAMASLSVDEATGEVVPAGYNRTVVDSFAPGSVLKVVTIGASLEEGLSTPDRPIEVPYALTVGGHEFQDASQHGTETWPLRRILVESSNVGAIRVGGELGNERIGDYLDRFGFGRPTGLSFPGEAAGLVRPWEEWHGSDYAGVVIGTGVSTTAMQVLAAYNVIANDGVYVAPRLVEARIDPEGVRHPEPQQGSHRVVSERTSNELADMLTGVVEDGTGSQAAVPGYEVAGKTGTAWKQQEDGSFENAAGGHDYMATFVGFAPVDDPRVSVIVVIDQPGNVYSGGSAAAPAFSQIAEHALRVLDVPPVTTDEDGVLTVDTLPDGDEQPAGRVRAEPAGRGDEDEVAARG
- the rsmH gene encoding 16S rRNA (cytosine(1402)-N(4))-methyltransferase RsmH; this encodes MTDPDAQPNEPTTAGSFAHRPVMLDEIVALVAEVPAGVYVDATLGGAGHAAAILRSRPDLRLVGLDQDDTAVEAARSSLADLGDRAVVRRRRFDELADAVRAELADGEPVVAVLFDLGVSSPQLDQAARGFSYRQKGPLDMRMDRRRSLTADEVVNTYDEERLRRVLVAHGEDRHARRIARAIVAARPLRTTTQLAEVVRDAIPAPARRRGGHPATRTFQAIRIEVNQELAVLPDAVDQAIEVLAPGGRCLALTFHSGEDRIVKQRFLHAESGGCTCPPGLPCVCGATPSVRLLRRGGWTPSAAEQEGNPRSASARLRAVEKLGGAA